Proteins from one Streptomyces sp. NBC_00390 genomic window:
- a CDS encoding 3-hydroxybutyryl-CoA dehydrogenase, translating into MADIARVGVVGCGQMGAGIAEVCARSGLEVKVAETTGEALEIGRTRLHNSLSKAAERGKITEAERDATLERLTFTTDLGEFADRDLVIEAVVENEQVKTEIFQILDQVVTRQDAILASNTSSIPLVKLAVATSRPDQVIGIHFFNPAPVQKLVELIPALTTSEETVKRSEAVVQRVLDKHPIRAQDRSGFVVNALLIPYLLSAIRMFESGIASREDIDNGMEMGCAHPMGPLKLSDLIGLDTVASVADSMYAEFKEPLYAAPPLLQRMVDAGRLGRKTGSGFYPYS; encoded by the coding sequence ATGGCCGACATTGCACGCGTCGGAGTGGTGGGCTGCGGCCAGATGGGCGCGGGCATCGCGGAGGTGTGTGCCAGAAGCGGCCTCGAGGTGAAGGTCGCCGAGACCACGGGCGAGGCCCTGGAGATCGGGCGTACCCGCCTGCACAACTCCCTGTCCAAGGCCGCCGAGCGCGGCAAGATCACCGAGGCGGAGCGCGACGCGACCCTGGAGCGCCTCACCTTCACCACCGACCTCGGGGAGTTCGCCGACCGCGATCTCGTCATCGAGGCCGTCGTGGAGAACGAGCAGGTCAAGACGGAGATCTTCCAGATCCTCGACCAGGTGGTGACCCGCCAGGACGCGATCCTCGCCTCCAACACCTCCTCGATCCCGCTGGTGAAGCTCGCCGTCGCGACCTCGCGCCCCGACCAGGTCATCGGCATCCATTTCTTCAATCCGGCACCGGTCCAGAAGCTGGTGGAGCTGATCCCGGCGCTGACCACGTCCGAGGAGACCGTCAAGCGGTCCGAGGCCGTCGTGCAGCGCGTGCTCGACAAGCACCCGATCCGCGCCCAGGACCGCTCGGGCTTCGTGGTCAACGCGCTGCTCATCCCGTATCTGCTCTCCGCGATCCGGATGTTCGAGTCGGGCATCGCCAGCCGTGAGGACATCGACAACGGCATGGAGATGGGCTGCGCCCACCCGATGGGTCCGCTGAAGCTCTCCGACCTGATCGGCCTGGACACGGTGGCCTCGGTCGCCGACTCGATGTACGCCGAGTTCAAGGAGCCGCTGTACGCCGCTCCCCCGCTGCTCCAGCGGATGGTGGACGCGGGCCGGCTCGGCCGCAAGACGGGATCCGGTTTCTACCCGTACTCCTGA
- a CDS encoding glycoside hydrolase family 10 protein produces MARIGRRGFVAAAAGALSALAATGDAAAASDRPAAAPPRTSAERREFRGMWLASVGNRDWPSAPGLSAAAQRAELLAHLDSAVARRLNVVIFQVRPTADALWPSPHEPWSQYLSGVQGRNPGWDPLGTAVTEAHRRGLQLHAWFNPYRVANHTDPSLLVPNHPARRNPGWILPYGGKLYYNPGIPEVRRFVQDAMMDAVRRYAVDAVHFDDYFYPYPVAGQVFRDDATYARYGAGHPDKASWRRSNIDRLVSEMAARITKAKPGVRFGISPFGVWRNSATDPRGSATAAGVQTYDALHADTRTWVRKGWIDYVVPQVYWNIGFQAADYAALVPWWADVARGTGVDLYIGEALYKAGMPGQPAPWQDPAELSRHLTFARRYATVRGHCFFSAKEVMTDPAGAMAKVVADHYPTRVRPPS; encoded by the coding sequence ATGGCACGTATCGGGCGAAGGGGTTTCGTGGCAGCCGCCGCCGGAGCGCTGTCCGCGCTGGCGGCGACGGGGGACGCGGCCGCTGCGTCAGATCGGCCGGCCGCCGCACCGCCGCGCACCAGCGCCGAACGGCGCGAATTCCGCGGGATGTGGCTGGCTTCGGTCGGCAACCGGGACTGGCCGTCGGCGCCCGGCCTCAGCGCCGCGGCGCAGCGCGCCGAGCTGCTCGCCCACCTCGACAGTGCGGTCGCCCGCCGGCTGAATGTGGTGATCTTCCAAGTGAGGCCTACGGCGGACGCGCTGTGGCCGTCCCCGCACGAGCCCTGGAGCCAGTATCTGAGCGGCGTCCAGGGCAGGAATCCCGGCTGGGACCCGCTCGGTACGGCGGTGACCGAGGCCCACCGCCGCGGTCTCCAGCTGCACGCCTGGTTCAACCCCTACCGGGTGGCGAACCACACCGACCCCTCACTGCTGGTCCCGAACCACCCCGCCCGGCGGAACCCCGGCTGGATCCTGCCCTACGGCGGCAAGCTGTACTACAACCCCGGCATCCCCGAGGTCCGCCGCTTCGTCCAGGACGCGATGATGGACGCCGTCCGCCGGTACGCCGTCGACGCGGTGCACTTCGACGACTACTTCTACCCGTATCCCGTCGCGGGACAGGTCTTCCGGGACGACGCCACGTATGCCCGCTACGGTGCCGGACACCCGGACAAGGCCTCCTGGCGGCGCAGCAACATCGACCGGCTGGTGAGCGAGATGGCCGCCCGTATCACCAAGGCCAAGCCCGGCGTCCGCTTCGGGATCAGCCCGTTCGGCGTGTGGCGCAATTCCGCGACCGACCCGCGCGGCTCGGCGACCGCCGCCGGTGTCCAGACCTACGACGCCCTGCACGCCGACACCCGCACATGGGTCCGGAAGGGCTGGATCGACTACGTCGTTCCGCAGGTCTACTGGAACATCGGCTTCCAGGCCGCCGACTATGCGGCCCTGGTTCCCTGGTGGGCGGATGTCGCCCGGGGGACCGGCGTCGACCTGTACATCGGCGAAGCGCTGTACAAAGCGGGCATGCCCGGTCAGCCCGCGCCCTGGCAGGATCCGGCGGAGCTGTCCAGGCACCTCACCTTCGCCCGGCGGTACGCGACGGTCCGCGGCCACTGCTTCTTCTCGGCGAAAGAGGTCATGACGGATCCGGCCGGGGCGATGGCAAAGGTGGTCGCCGACCACTATCCGACCCGGGTGAGGCCCCCGAGCTGA
- a CDS encoding DUF1918 domain-containing protein gives MQANVGDKLLMHGRIVGQHDKVAEVVEVLGPEGNPPFRVRFEDGHEALMSPGPDTVVRHHEQT, from the coding sequence ATGCAAGCGAACGTGGGCGACAAGCTGCTGATGCACGGCAGGATCGTGGGACAGCACGACAAGGTCGCCGAAGTCGTCGAGGTGCTGGGCCCTGAGGGCAACCCCCCGTTCCGCGTCCGCTTCGAGGACGGGCACGAGGCGCTGATGTCCCCCGGTCCCGACACCGTCGTACGCCACCACGAGCAGACCTGA